The following are encoded in a window of Thiohalobacter sp. IOR34 genomic DNA:
- the ispA gene encoding (2E,6E)-farnesyl diphosphate synthase: MANPKPSTTPTPAEPGLQAFLDEARARIEAALQRWLPAAATHPQRLHEAMRYATLDGGKRIRPVLVYASGRAVGAAPGVLDVPAAALECIHAYSLIHDDLPAMDDDELRRGRPTCHRAFGEAEAILAGDALQTLAFDILARRGEALPPATRLRMIELLARSAGSRGMVGGQAIDLASVGQTLTLAELEDMHIHKTGALIRAGVVMGALCRPDVAEDSLQHLDHYAKCIGLAFQIQDDILDVEGDTATLGKTAGADQSLDKPTYPALLGLDGARSRARELVDDALHSLREFDATADPLRGIARYIVERNH; the protein is encoded by the coding sequence ATGGCGAACCCGAAGCCTTCGACAACCCCGACGCCGGCTGAGCCCGGCCTGCAGGCCTTCCTGGACGAGGCACGCGCGCGGATCGAGGCGGCGCTGCAACGCTGGCTGCCGGCGGCGGCCACCCATCCCCAGCGGCTTCACGAGGCGATGCGCTATGCCACGCTGGACGGCGGCAAGCGCATCCGGCCAGTGCTGGTCTACGCCAGCGGTCGGGCCGTGGGTGCCGCCCCCGGCGTGCTCGACGTGCCCGCCGCCGCGCTGGAATGCATCCACGCCTACTCCCTGATCCACGACGATCTGCCGGCGATGGACGACGACGAGCTGCGCCGCGGCCGGCCGACCTGCCACCGGGCCTTCGGTGAGGCCGAGGCGATCCTCGCCGGCGATGCCCTGCAGACCCTGGCCTTCGACATCCTGGCGCGGCGCGGCGAGGCGTTGCCCCCCGCAACCCGGCTGCGCATGATCGAGCTGCTGGCGCGCAGCGCCGGCTCGCGCGGCATGGTCGGCGGCCAGGCCATCGACCTGGCCTCGGTCGGCCAGACGCTGACCCTCGCCGAGCTGGAAGACATGCACATCCACAAGACCGGGGCGCTGATCCGTGCCGGGGTGGTGATGGGTGCCCTGTGCCGGCCGGACGTGGCCGAGGACAGCCTCCAGCACCTCGATCATTATGCCAAGTGCATCGGACTGGCCTTCCAGATCCAGGACGACATCCTCGACGTGGAGGGCGACACCGCCACCCTGGGCAAGACCGCCGGCGCCGACCAGTCCCTGGACAAGCCCACCTATCCCGCCCTGCTCGGCCTGGACGGCGCACGCAGCCGCGCCCGGGAACTGGTCGACGATGCCCTGCACAGCCTGCGCGAATTCGATGCCACAGCCGATCCGCTGCGCGGCATCGCCCGCTACATCGTCGAGCGCAATCACTAG
- a CDS encoding heterodisulfide reductase-related iron-sulfur binding cluster, which produces MSAPTEGKREGSLEAPTRHPLNWQEADFYDEQDLFAELERVFDICHGCRRCFNLCHAFPTLFDAIDESDTMELDGVPREVYWQVVDHCYLCDMCFATKCPYVPPHEWNIDFPHLMLRAKAVRFRQQGARPRDRLLSATDTVGRLAGIPVVAQMVNLANRLEPVRDLMETAIGVHARAKLPPYQSRTLYRRAGDRQPRAVEPRPAGPTRGKVALFATCYGNYNEPDIGEDLIAVFEHNDIPLRLVGKERCCGMPKLELGDLEAVAEAKAANIPQLLALIEEGWDIVAPVPSCVLMFKQELPLMFPDDADVARVRAHVYDPFEYLMLRHRDGLLKTDFAQPLGTVAYHVACHLRVQNIGLKTRELLELIPDTRVHPIERCSGHDGTYAVKREFHEISMKIGRPVVKRVEQAAADHYGSDCPMAGHQIENGLADGRAPEHPLRLLRLAYGI; this is translated from the coding sequence ATGTCAGCACCTACCGAAGGCAAGCGCGAGGGCAGTCTGGAGGCGCCTACCCGGCACCCGCTGAACTGGCAGGAGGCGGACTTCTACGACGAGCAGGATCTGTTCGCCGAGCTGGAACGGGTGTTCGACATCTGCCATGGCTGCCGTCGCTGTTTCAATCTGTGTCATGCCTTCCCCACCCTGTTCGACGCCATCGACGAGTCGGACACCATGGAGCTCGATGGCGTGCCGCGCGAGGTCTACTGGCAGGTGGTCGACCACTGTTACCTCTGCGACATGTGTTTCGCGACCAAGTGCCCCTATGTGCCGCCTCACGAATGGAACATCGATTTCCCGCACCTGATGCTGCGTGCCAAGGCGGTGCGCTTCCGTCAGCAGGGTGCCCGGCCACGCGACCGTCTGCTCAGCGCCACCGACACCGTCGGCCGGCTGGCCGGCATCCCGGTGGTGGCCCAGATGGTGAATCTCGCCAACCGTCTGGAACCGGTGCGCGACCTGATGGAGACGGCGATCGGGGTGCATGCCAGGGCCAAGTTGCCGCCCTATCAGAGCCGCACCCTCTACCGGCGGGCCGGCGATCGCCAGCCCAGGGCGGTGGAGCCGCGCCCCGCGGGACCGACCCGCGGCAAGGTGGCGCTGTTCGCCACCTGCTATGGCAACTACAACGAGCCGGACATCGGTGAGGACCTGATCGCCGTGTTCGAGCACAACGACATTCCGCTGCGCCTGGTCGGCAAGGAGCGCTGCTGTGGCATGCCCAAGCTGGAGCTGGGTGACCTGGAGGCCGTGGCCGAGGCCAAGGCGGCGAACATCCCGCAGTTGCTGGCGCTGATCGAGGAGGGTTGGGATATCGTCGCCCCGGTGCCCTCCTGCGTGCTGATGTTCAAGCAGGAACTGCCGCTGATGTTCCCCGACGACGCCGATGTGGCCCGGGTGCGGGCACACGTCTACGATCCCTTCGAATACCTGATGCTGCGTCACCGTGACGGTCTGCTGAAGACCGACTTTGCGCAGCCGCTCGGCACCGTCGCCTATCACGTGGCCTGTCACCTGCGGGTGCAGAACATCGGCCTCAAGACCCGCGAGCTGCTGGAGCTGATCCCCGATACCCGGGTGCACCCCATCGAGCGCTGTTCCGGGCACGACGGCACCTATGCGGTGAAGCGCGAGTTCCACGAGATCTCGATGAAGATCGGTCGGCCGGTGGTCAAGCGCGTCGAGCAGGCCGCGGCCGATCACTATGGCAGCGACTGCCCGATGGCCGGCCACCAGATCGAGAACGGCCTGGCCGACGGCCGGGCGCCGGAGCATCCGCTGCGCCTGCTGCGCCTGGCCTATGGCATCTGA
- a CDS encoding DUF3501 family protein, whose translation MRKLSREDLYSLEEYAELRPEFRARVLEHKKQRVLPIGPLASLYFEDRLTMQYQVQEMLRIERIFEAEAIEEELAAYNPLIPDGSNWKATFMIEVPDAEERRRRLIELRGIERHVWVQVEGFDPVHAIANEDLERETEDKTSAVHFLRFELGPERVAALRQGAALRAGIGHPAYTHQVDVDPEVREALLADLD comes from the coding sequence ATGCGCAAGTTGAGTCGAGAGGACCTGTACAGCCTGGAAGAGTATGCCGAACTGCGGCCCGAGTTCAGGGCGCGGGTGCTTGAGCACAAGAAACAGCGGGTGCTGCCCATCGGCCCCCTGGCCAGCCTGTATTTCGAGGACCGCCTGACCATGCAGTACCAGGTGCAGGAGATGCTGCGCATCGAGCGCATCTTCGAGGCCGAGGCCATCGAGGAGGAACTGGCGGCCTACAATCCGCTGATTCCCGATGGCAGCAACTGGAAGGCGACCTTCATGATCGAGGTGCCCGATGCCGAGGAACGGCGTCGCAGGCTGATCGAGCTGCGCGGTATCGAACGTCACGTCTGGGTTCAGGTGGAGGGCTTCGATCCGGTCCATGCCATCGCCAACGAGGATCTGGAACGGGAGACCGAGGACAAGACCTCGGCGGTCCACTTCCTGCGTTTCGAACTGGGACCTGAGCGGGTCGCCGCGCTGCGCCAGGGGGCGGCGCTGCGTGCCGGCATCGGGCATCCGGCCTATACCCATCAGGTGGATGTCGATCCCGAGGTGCGTGAGGCATTGCTGGCGGATCTGGATTGA
- the parE gene encoding DNA topoisomerase IV subunit B, giving the protein MSSDYDASSIEVLSGLDPVRKRPGMYTDTSRPNHLAQEVIDNSVDEAIAGHARLIEVTLYKDGSLEVRDDGRGMPVDIHPEQGVPGVEVILTRLHAGGKFSSKNYQFSGGLHGVGVSVVNALSRHLELWVRRGGKEYNMAFANGEKVSDLEVVGSVGRQNTGTRLRFWPDPRYFDSPKFSVPRLKHVLRAKAVLCPGLRVRFHDEASGERVEWLYQAGLRDYLLEALNGAETLPEQPFTGDFSGNHEAAEWAVVWLPEGGEPVAESYVNLIPTAQGGTHVNGLRTGLTEAIREFCEFRSLLPRGVRITPDDVWDRCSYILSVKLADPQFSGQTKERLSSRECAAFVSGVVKDAFSLWLNQHTEAGERIALLAIQAAQSRMRAGKKVVRKKVTSGPALPGKLADCASSDPRRTELFLVEGDSAGGSAKQARDREFQAIMPLRGKILNTWEVDSAEVLASQEVHDISIAIGVDPGSARLDGLRYGKICILADADSDGAHIATLLCALFLRHFRPLVEAGHVYVAMPPLYRIDVGKQVFYALDDAEKEGVLDRIAAEKIRGKVNVQRFKGLGEMNPMQLRETTINPDTRRLVQLTLEPGDATDQLMDMLLARKRVADRRAWLEKNGDLADI; this is encoded by the coding sequence ATGAGCAGTGACTACGATGCCTCTTCCATCGAGGTTCTGAGCGGCCTCGACCCGGTGCGCAAGCGCCCGGGGATGTACACTGACACCAGCCGACCCAATCACCTGGCCCAGGAGGTGATCGACAACAGCGTCGACGAGGCCATCGCCGGCCACGCCAGGCTGATCGAGGTGACGCTGTACAAGGACGGTTCGCTCGAGGTGCGCGACGACGGCCGCGGCATGCCGGTCGACATCCACCCCGAGCAGGGGGTGCCGGGCGTGGAGGTGATCCTCACCCGGCTGCATGCCGGCGGCAAGTTCTCCAGCAAGAACTACCAGTTCTCCGGCGGCTTGCACGGCGTCGGCGTGTCGGTGGTCAATGCCCTGTCCCGTCACCTGGAACTCTGGGTGCGGCGCGGCGGCAAGGAATACAACATGGCCTTCGCCAACGGCGAGAAGGTCTCCGATCTGGAGGTCGTCGGCAGCGTCGGCCGCCAGAACACCGGTACCCGGTTGCGTTTCTGGCCGGACCCCAGGTATTTCGATTCGCCGAAGTTCTCCGTGCCGCGGCTGAAGCACGTGCTGCGCGCCAAGGCGGTACTCTGTCCCGGCCTGCGGGTGCGCTTCCACGACGAGGCCAGCGGCGAGCGTGTCGAATGGCTGTATCAGGCGGGCCTGCGCGACTACCTGCTGGAGGCACTGAACGGTGCCGAGACCCTGCCCGAACAGCCCTTCACCGGTGACTTCAGCGGCAACCACGAGGCCGCCGAGTGGGCCGTGGTCTGGCTGCCGGAGGGCGGCGAGCCGGTCGCCGAGAGCTACGTCAACCTGATCCCCACTGCCCAGGGTGGCACCCACGTCAACGGCCTGCGCACCGGCCTGACCGAGGCGATCCGCGAGTTCTGCGAGTTCCGCAGCCTGCTGCCGCGCGGCGTGCGCATCACCCCTGACGACGTCTGGGATCGCTGCAGCTACATCCTCTCGGTGAAGCTGGCCGACCCGCAGTTCAGCGGCCAGACCAAGGAACGGTTGTCGTCACGCGAATGTGCGGCCTTCGTCTCCGGTGTGGTCAAGGATGCCTTCAGTCTGTGGCTCAACCAGCACACCGAGGCCGGCGAACGGATCGCGCTGCTGGCGATCCAGGCCGCACAGAGCCGCATGCGGGCCGGCAAGAAGGTGGTGCGCAAGAAGGTCACCAGCGGGCCGGCGCTGCCCGGCAAGCTGGCCGACTGCGCCTCCAGCGATCCCAGGCGCACCGAGCTGTTTCTGGTCGAGGGCGATTCGGCCGGTGGTTCCGCCAAGCAGGCGCGGGACCGCGAGTTCCAGGCCATCATGCCACTGCGTGGCAAGATCCTGAACACCTGGGAGGTGGATTCCGCCGAGGTGCTGGCCTCGCAGGAGGTGCACGACATCAGCATCGCCATCGGCGTCGACCCCGGTTCCGCGCGTCTCGACGGCCTGCGCTACGGCAAGATCTGCATCCTCGCCGACGCGGATTCCGACGGCGCGCACATCGCCACCCTGCTGTGCGCCCTGTTCCTGCGTCACTTCCGGCCACTGGTCGAGGCCGGCCATGTCTATGTCGCCATGCCCCCGCTGTACCGGATCGACGTCGGCAAGCAGGTGTTCTATGCCCTGGACGACGCCGAGAAGGAGGGTGTGCTGGACCGCATCGCCGCCGAGAAGATCCGCGGCAAGGTCAATGTGCAGCGCTTCAAGGGGCTTGGCGAGATGAATCCCATGCAGCTGCGTGAGACCACCATCAATCCCGACACCCGCCGCCTGGTGCAACTCACCCTCGAACCTGGCGACGCCACCGACCAGCTGATGGATATGCTGCTGGCCCGCAAGCGGGTCGCCGATCGCCGCGCCTGGCTGGAGAAAAACGGCGACCTGGCCGATATATGA
- a CDS encoding rubrerythrin family protein, producing MELKGSKTEENLKAAFAGESQANRRYLYFATKADVEGYNDVAAVFRSTAEGETGHAHGHLEYLEAVGDPATGLPIGSTADNLKAAIAGETHEYTDMYPGMAKTARDEGFDEIADWFETLAKAERSHANRFQKALDTLDD from the coding sequence ATGGAACTGAAAGGCAGCAAGACCGAAGAGAATCTGAAGGCCGCATTCGCGGGCGAGTCCCAGGCCAACCGGCGCTATCTCTATTTCGCCACCAAGGCCGACGTGGAAGGCTACAATGACGTGGCCGCCGTGTTCCGCTCCACCGCGGAAGGCGAGACCGGTCATGCCCATGGCCACCTGGAATACCTGGAGGCCGTCGGTGACCCGGCCACCGGCCTGCCGATCGGCAGCACCGCCGACAACCTGAAGGCGGCCATCGCCGGCGAGACCCACGAGTACACCGACATGTACCCGGGCATGGCCAAGACGGCCCGCGATGAGGGTTTCGACGAGATCGCCGACTGGTTCGAGACCCTGGCCAAGGCCGAGCGCTCGCACGCCAACCGTTTCCAGAAGGCACTGGATACGCTGGACGACTGA
- a CDS encoding CNP1-like family protein produces MRNAAIPPSVIIHRAALLCTLLLAWQGPLVAGEDGPEWGSPEPLPAWQEQAHSLPPYPDADRLLRLKSQLPGAALEMLVDPASIEPGKDGVVRYTLVLRSPSGASNVFYEGIRCDGRQLKTYAYGSSGSWHPLSDPQWQALGGNGSMRYRRLLFSHLCNIDGSLPQRREILRRLRYGEAELLL; encoded by the coding sequence ATGAGGAATGCCGCCATCCCGCCATCTGTCATCATCCACCGTGCCGCCCTGCTGTGCACCCTGTTGCTCGCCTGGCAGGGGCCGCTGGTCGCCGGCGAGGACGGCCCGGAGTGGGGCAGCCCGGAGCCGCTGCCTGCCTGGCAGGAGCAGGCGCACAGCCTGCCTCCCTACCCCGACGCCGACAGGCTGCTGCGCCTGAAGTCGCAGCTTCCGGGCGCTGCCCTGGAGATGCTGGTCGATCCCGCCTCGATCGAGCCGGGCAAGGACGGCGTGGTGCGTTACACGCTGGTGCTGCGTTCCCCCAGCGGGGCCAGCAACGTCTTCTACGAGGGCATCCGCTGTGACGGCCGCCAGCTCAAGACCTATGCCTATGGCAGCAGCGGCAGCTGGCACCCCCTGTCCGATCCGCAGTGGCAAGCGCTCGGCGGCAACGGCAGCATGCGCTACCGACGTCTGCTGTTCTCCCATCTGTGCAACATCGACGGCAGCCTGCCGCAGCGCCGCGAGATCCTGCGGCGGCTGAGATACGGCGAGGCCGAACTCCTGTTGTAG
- a CDS encoding exodeoxyribonuclease VII small subunit produces the protein MPRKKSPPDFEKTLAELEALVEKMEQGDMSLEESLKSFERGIQLTRSCQQALQAAEQKVEQLLEDHGEPEAFDNPDAG, from the coding sequence GTGCCCCGCAAAAAGTCCCCGCCGGATTTCGAGAAGACCCTCGCCGAACTGGAGGCGCTGGTCGAGAAGATGGAACAGGGCGACATGAGCCTGGAGGAGTCGCTCAAGTCCTTCGAACGCGGCATCCAGCTCACCCGCAGCTGCCAGCAGGCCCTGCAGGCCGCCGAGCAGAAAGTGGAACAACTCCTCGAAGACCATGGCGAACCCGAAGCCTTCGACAACCCCGACGCCGGCTGA
- the queD gene encoding 6-carboxytetrahydropterin synthase QueD produces MSACYTLRVLTEFAAAHTLRGYPGACARMHGHNWKVEVEVEARQLDEIGMGLDFKLIKRSANDIAGRLDHQYLNELPPFDATNPTAENIAAYFYRELAQILNDDRVRVRSVTLWETDRACVRYTED; encoded by the coding sequence ATGAGCGCCTGCTACACCCTGCGGGTCCTGACCGAGTTCGCCGCAGCCCATACCCTGCGCGGCTACCCGGGCGCCTGTGCGCGCATGCACGGCCACAACTGGAAGGTCGAGGTCGAGGTCGAGGCACGCCAGCTGGACGAGATCGGCATGGGACTGGACTTCAAGCTCATCAAGCGGTCCGCCAATGACATCGCCGGGCGGCTCGACCATCAGTACCTGAACGAGCTGCCGCCCTTCGACGCAACCAACCCGACCGCGGAGAACATCGCGGCCTATTTCTATCGCGAACTGGCGCAGATCCTGAACGACGACCGCGTCAGGGTCCGCTCGGTGACCCTGTGGGAAACGGACCGCGCCTGCGTTCGCTATACAGAGGATTGA
- the dxs gene encoding 1-deoxy-D-xylulose-5-phosphate synthase, protein MSDSAYPLLERIDSPADLRTLPPQRLPELARELRAFLIESVSRTGGHLAAGLGTVELTLALHYVYDTPEDRLVWDVGHQSYPHKILTGRRRQMASLRQKGGLSGFPKRDESPYDSFGVGHSSTSISAATGMALAAARSGERRRVVAIIGDGAMTAGQAFEALNHAGDADADLLVILNDNEMSISPNVGALSNYFGRLLAGRMYSTMREGGKRVLKNLPPVAELARRAEEHMKGMVVPGTLFEELGFNYLGPIDGHDLPMLIRTLENVRGLHGPRLLHVVTRKGKGYPPAEASPCAFHGVGRFDPHSGKVEAGSSSGPSYTRIFGDWICDMAEADPQLVAITPAMREGSGLVEFSERYPERYFDVGIAEQHSVTFAAGLACEGFRPVVAIYSTFLQRAYDQLIHDVALQNLPVTFAIDRAGLVGPDGPTHAGSFDLSYLRCVPNLLLMAPSDENECRQMLYTAHRHEGPAAVRYPRGTGPGASVQREMQDLPIGRAELRRRGRHVALLAFGSLLAAALEAGERLDATVVNMRFVKPLDEAMIRELAAEHGLLVTLEENVVAGGAGAGVGECLAAAGLQPALLNLGLPDGFVEQGSREELLADCGLDVAGICAVINRRLGGGNCAAGDDRLVSQPASFSKADAS, encoded by the coding sequence ATGAGCGACAGCGCCTACCCCCTGCTGGAACGCATTGATTCGCCTGCCGATTTGCGCACCCTGCCCCCGCAGCGGCTGCCCGAGCTGGCCCGCGAGCTGCGCGCCTTCCTGATCGAATCGGTCAGCCGCACCGGCGGGCATCTCGCCGCCGGCCTCGGCACCGTGGAGCTGACGCTCGCCCTGCACTACGTCTACGACACGCCGGAGGACCGGCTGGTGTGGGATGTCGGTCACCAGAGCTACCCGCACAAGATCCTCACCGGACGCCGCCGGCAGATGGCCAGCCTGCGCCAGAAGGGCGGCCTGTCCGGCTTCCCGAAACGCGACGAGAGCCCCTACGACAGCTTTGGCGTCGGCCACTCCAGCACCTCGATCAGCGCCGCCACCGGCATGGCCCTGGCCGCCGCGCGCAGCGGCGAGCGGCGACGCGTGGTGGCGATCATCGGCGATGGCGCCATGACCGCCGGCCAGGCCTTCGAGGCGCTGAACCACGCCGGCGACGCAGACGCCGACCTGCTGGTGATCCTCAACGACAACGAGATGTCGATCTCGCCCAATGTCGGCGCCCTGTCGAACTATTTCGGCCGGCTGCTGGCCGGACGCATGTATTCGACCATGCGCGAGGGCGGCAAGCGGGTGCTGAAGAATCTGCCGCCGGTGGCCGAGCTGGCACGCCGCGCCGAGGAACACATGAAGGGCATGGTGGTCCCCGGCACCCTGTTCGAGGAACTGGGTTTCAACTACCTCGGTCCGATCGATGGCCACGACCTGCCGATGCTGATCCGCACCCTGGAGAACGTGCGCGGCCTGCACGGCCCGCGTCTGCTGCACGTGGTGACCCGCAAGGGCAAGGGCTACCCGCCGGCCGAGGCCAGCCCCTGCGCCTTCCACGGCGTCGGCCGCTTCGACCCGCACAGCGGCAAGGTCGAGGCAGGCAGCAGCAGCGGACCGAGTTACACCCGGATATTCGGCGACTGGATCTGCGACATGGCCGAGGCCGACCCGCAACTGGTCGCCATCACCCCGGCGATGCGCGAGGGCTCCGGCCTGGTGGAATTCTCCGAGCGCTACCCCGAGCGCTATTTCGACGTCGGCATCGCCGAGCAGCACAGTGTCACCTTTGCAGCCGGCCTGGCCTGCGAGGGGTTTCGCCCGGTGGTCGCCATCTACTCCACCTTCCTGCAGCGCGCCTACGACCAGCTGATCCACGACGTGGCACTGCAGAACCTGCCGGTGACCTTCGCCATCGACCGCGCCGGCCTGGTCGGCCCGGATGGCCCCACCCACGCCGGCAGCTTCGACCTCAGCTATCTGCGCTGCGTCCCCAATCTGCTGCTGATGGCCCCCTCTGACGAGAACGAATGCCGGCAGATGCTGTACACCGCCCATCGCCACGAGGGACCGGCCGCGGTACGCTACCCGCGTGGCACGGGGCCCGGCGCCAGCGTGCAGCGCGAGATGCAGGATCTGCCGATCGGCCGGGCCGAACTGCGGCGCCGCGGCCGGCACGTCGCCCTGCTCGCCTTCGGCAGCCTGCTCGCCGCAGCCCTGGAGGCCGGTGAACGTCTGGATGCCACCGTGGTCAACATGCGCTTCGTCAAGCCACTGGACGAGGCGATGATCCGTGAGCTGGCGGCTGAGCACGGGCTGCTGGTCACCCTGGAGGAAAACGTGGTCGCTGGCGGAGCCGGGGCCGGCGTCGGCGAATGCCTGGCCGCGGCCGGTCTGCAGCCGGCCCTGCTCAATCTCGGCCTGCCCGACGGCTTCGTCGAACAGGGCAGCCGCGAGGAACTGCTCGCCGACTGCGGGCTGGATGTGGCTGGCATCTGCGCGGTCATAAACCGGCGGCTGGGTGGCGGAAATTGCGCAGCCGGGGACGATCGCTTAGTCTCGCAGCCCGCCTCTTTCAGCAAAGCGGATGCCAGTTAG